A part of Quatrionicoccus australiensis genomic DNA contains:
- a CDS encoding phosphate/phosphite/phosphonate ABC transporter substrate-binding protein, translated as MKNILTCLILASTLFASLPARAAPACDNPRPLRFALIPFKNPEAQLAQYQPLIRQLEKVLERRIEVVPSPSYSSAIEGLLGESIDLAELGPASYAIAVSRGARITPFATFSSVDRSSPETAASYHSMLLVRRDRGIDKLEQLRGSTLGLTDPASTSGAILPRQAIARQTGMPAESYFKRIIFSGSHDRSIEAVKKGLVDAVFVASSVYDEAQRQGKLKPDELQLIWQSPPIPYDPFVLRDRLCPALAAKIRQVFLGNPAPLTGMFHELKISGFFPTSDERYREIRNLFANPR; from the coding sequence ATGAAAAACATCCTCACCTGCCTGATCCTCGCCTCTACCCTGTTCGCCAGTTTGCCCGCCCGCGCCGCCCCGGCCTGCGACAACCCGCGTCCGCTGCGCTTCGCCCTGATTCCATTCAAGAATCCGGAAGCGCAACTCGCGCAATACCAGCCGCTGATCCGGCAGCTGGAAAAAGTCCTGGAGCGGCGCATCGAAGTCGTCCCCTCACCGTCCTACAGTTCCGCCATCGAAGGTTTGCTCGGCGAAAGCATAGACCTCGCCGAACTGGGTCCGGCCTCCTATGCCATCGCAGTCAGCCGCGGCGCCCGGATCACGCCTTTTGCCACTTTTTCGAGCGTTGACCGGAGCAGCCCGGAAACCGCCGCCAGCTACCACTCGATGCTGCTGGTGCGGCGCGACCGCGGCATCGACAAACTGGAACAGCTGCGCGGCAGCACACTCGGCCTGACCGACCCGGCCAGCACCTCGGGCGCCATCCTGCCGCGCCAGGCGATTGCCAGACAGACCGGCATGCCCGCCGAGTCCTATTTCAAGCGGATCATTTTCTCCGGCTCGCACGACCGCTCCATCGAGGCCGTGAAAAAAGGACTGGTCGATGCCGTCTTCGTGGCCAGCAGCGTTTATGACGAAGCACAGCGCCAGGGCAAGCTCAAACCGGATGAACTGCAGCTCATCTGGCAATCGCCCCCCATTCCCTACGATCCCTTCGTCCTGCGCGACCGCCTCTGCCCGGCGCTGGCCGCAAAAATCAGACAGGTCTTTCTCGGCAACCCGGCACCACTCACCGGCATGTTCCATGAGTTGAAGATCAGCGGCTTTTTCCCGACCTCGGACGAACGCTACCGGGAGATCAGGAACCTGTTCGCCAATCCCCGCTGA